A region of Sparus aurata chromosome 8, fSpaAur1.1, whole genome shotgun sequence DNA encodes the following proteins:
- the LOC115586597 gene encoding uncharacterized protein LOC115586597, translated as MGGVKVPCLVDTGSMVSTISESFFRQHLEPWGQERLRSCHWLELRAANGLTIPYLGYLELNVQLCGKLMPQCGVLVVRDPPGGVPSRVPGVLGMNVIRKCYQDLFGQHGVALFSQVCISEAPKPVVQALQQCHHASGLASSDTPGTVKVRGKRGWQIPGGVMRIVAATCSEQYSGSTVLFEPLNAGLPAGLLASPSLVRVIRGTAYIPVINVGCNDVMLYPRTVVGTLDFVNVVSLPAGVTEVPSEVATVSSQTASPSMQQQVEDVDLSPLSVEEQGQVRSLLEHYASVFSTSDTDLGCTNLISHDIPLIDDTPVAQRYRRIPPSEYEVVKEHINQLLSSQVIRESSSPYASPIVLVRKKGGDLRMCVDYRLLNRKTRRDAFPLPRIEESLDALSGACWFSTLDLTSGYNQVPVTEADRPKTAFCTPFGLFEWNRMPFGLCNAPSTFQRLMQRIFGDQQCQSVLLYLDDIVVFSSTVEQHLERLKGVLERLQSEGLKAKLSKCSFFRKEVHYLGHVISADGVSTDPGKIEVVANWPCPTTASELRSFLGFASYYRRFVEGFAKLAAPLHRAVAECGGTKKPDQRFSRCWTDECNKNFDTLKAKLTTAPVLAYADFSLPFILEVDASYGGLGAVLSQAQAGKVRPIAYASRGLRPPERNMANYSSMKLEFLALKWAMTEKFREYLLGNRCVVYTDNNPLSHLSSAKLAATEQRWAAQLASFDFEIKYRSGKSNTNADALSRQHPSGPQDVVAMLPGTAMPKSLQQALGLGKAEATQATIAAMPQLTLSELRLAQQTDSVIQELLVFWSRRQRPSREERARLSQTTLVLLRQWDRLLERDGVLFRKVFRPDGAEAMYQLLLPTVLRDEVLTQVHQEHGHQGVERTLALLRSRCYWPAMSSDVARWCQQCERCQVAKDVHPRAHGVMGHLLASRPNEILAIDYTSLEPAQNGVENVLVLTDVFSKYTMAVPTRDQRAATVARVLVSEWFYKFGVPARLHSDQGRNFESSLIQQLCNLYGIVKSRTTPYHPEGNGQCERFNRTLHNLLRTLPVSRKRDWHVCLPHVLYCYNTTPHQSTGESPFFLMFGQEPRLPLDFLLGRVENPVGGSIHEWVQEHQARLQVAFEGAQGRLKHAADRRKRAHDQHVRDLPLQEGQLVYLRDFRARGPQKTRDQWSSVKYRVLRMPKEGGSVYTIVPVDDETKARQVHRTMLKAVIGVDSPRHASSHNLSPRDEPPPEEEPSFEYDLFVLDQQPSVANSATPAAGPTTSQVPSSFPAPGASSCPPLVTCPDSSNMGPRRTLRQTAAERLIFVPRDRRCTIFRGRTGVGLSEWVEEVQASMRARHLSRFDQAFFLFDHLEGEAKEEIKYRSAAEREDPARILAILDELYGCSESYVAVQQAFFSRGQQEGETLQEFSLALMGLMEKVKRCAPADMPHAGALLRDQFVEHILNSSLRRELKQLVRRQPGCTLLEVRAEAIRWEREGLPGGVRGRSQSVPSVYGVQYGVHGAPQAIVSPTSVSEMSEMREMLKRQQEQLDQLVGSIAQLQSSNQYRRPPRPGPLICRRFSLTTPLECWSTTSLSFHVGKLVPTELQSHSLGGADTGSQAVSRNMDASGLISSCPHLDVDMGGVKVPCLVDTGSMVSTISESFFRQHLEPWGQERLRSCHWLELRAANGLTIPYLGYLQLNVQLCGKLMPQCGVLVVRDPPGGVPSRVPGVLGMNVIRKCYQDLFGQHGVALFSQVCISEAPKPVVQALQQCHHASGLASSDTPGTVKVRGKRGWQIPGGVMRIVAATCSEQYSGSTVLFEPLNAGLPAGLLASPSLVRVIRGTAYIPVINVGCNDVMLYPRTVVGTLDFVNVVSLPAGVTEVPSEVATVSSQTASPSMQQQVEGVDLSPLSVEEQGQVRSLLEHYASVFSTSDTDLGCTNLISHDIPLIDDTPVAQRYRRIPPSEYEVVKEHIKQLLSSQVIRESSSPYASPIVLVRKKGGDLRMCVDYRLLNRKTRRDAFPLPRIEESLDALSGACWFSTLDLTSGYNQVPVTEADRPKTAFCTPFGLFEWNRMPFGLCNAPSTFQRLMQRIFGDQQCQSVLLYLDDIVVFSSTVEQHLERLKGVLEWLQSEGLKAKLSKCSFFRKEVHYLGHVISADGVSTDPGKIEVVANWPCPTTASELRSFLGFASYYRRFVEGFAKLAAPLHRAVAECGGTKKPDQRFSRCWTDECNKNFDTLKAKLTTAPVLAYADFSLPFILEVDASYGGLGAVLSQAQAGKVRPIAYASRGLRPPERNMANYSSMKLEFLALKWAMTEKFREYLLGNRCVVYTDNNPLSHLSSAKLAATEQRWAAQLGRNFESSLIQQLCNLYGIVKSRTTPYHPEGNGQCERFNRTLHNLLRTLPVSRKRDWHVCLPHVLYCYNTTPHQSTGESPFFLMFGQEPRLPLDFLLGRVENPVGGSIHEWVQEHQARLQVAFEGAQGRLKHAADRRKRAHDQHVRDLPLQEGQLVYLRDFRARGPQKTRDRWSSVKYRVLRMPKEGGSVYTIVPVDDETKARQVHRTMLKAVIGVDSPRHASSHNLSPRDEPPPEEEPSFEYDLFVLDQQPSVANSATPAAGPTTSQVPSSFPAPGASSCPPLVTCPDSSNMGPRRTLRQTAGQHPNVHHLPRPAGEAQAANPPTSLSNSVSALFRPWS; from the exons ATGGGTGGCGTGAAGGTCCCTTGTCTGGTAGACACCGGTTCCATGGTGTCTACCATTTCTGAGAGCTTCTTTCGTCAACATCTTGAGCCTTGGGGCCAGGAGCGCCTCCGTTCTTGTCATTGGTTGGAGCTCAGAGCTGCCAACGGTCTGACTATTCCTTACCTTGGGTACTTGGAACTTAACGTGCAGCTTTGTGGCAAACTAATGCCGCAATGCGGTGTTTTGGTGGTGAGGGACCCGCCTGGTGGTGTACCTTCTCGAGTGCCTGGTGTTCTGGGGATGAACGTGATTCGTAAGTGCTACCAGGACCTTTTTGGCCAACATGGTGTAGCCTTGTTTTCTCAGGTTTGCATCTCTGAGGCCCCCAAGCCAGTTGTGCAGGCACTGCAACAGTGTCACCATGCTAGTGGTCTAGCTTCTTCAGACACTCCAGGGACAGTGAAGGTCAGGGGTAAGAGGGGCTGGCAGATTCCTGGTGGTGTGATGAGAATTGTGGCCGCCACATGTTCTGAGCAGTATTCAGGTTCTACAGTATTGTTTGAGCCTTTGAATGCTGGTTTGCCTGCAGGGTTGCTTGCCTCCCCTTCTTTAGTTCGTGTTATAAGGGGCACAGCCTATATACCTGTTATTAATGTTGGCTGCAACGATGTTATGTTGTACCCCCGCACTGTTGTCGGCACACTGGATTTTGTGAACGTGGTCAGCCTTCCTGCAGGAGTCACCGAGGTGCCATCAGAGGTGGCCACTGTGTCTTCCCAGACAGCTTCCCCCAgcatgcagcagcaggtggaggatgtGGATTTGTCACCATTGTCTGTGGAGGAACAGGGTCAGGTGAGGTCACTACTTGAACATTACGCTTCGGTCTTCTCCACCAGTGACACCGATCTGGGTTGTACTAACCTCATCTCCCACGATATTCCTTTGATTGATGACACTCCAGTGGCGCAGCGCTATAGGCGCATTCCACCCTCCGAGTATGAGGTTGTGAAGGAGCACATCAACCAACTGCTCTCGTCTCAAGTAATTCGTGAGAGTAGCAGCCCCTATGCGTCCCCGATTGTGTTGGTACGGAAAAAGGGTGGCGACCTGCGCATGTGTGTCGACTACCGGCTGCTCAATCGTAAGACCCGAAGAGACGCCTTCCCTCTACCACGCATAGAAGAGTCTTTGGACGCATTGTCCGGTGCTTGCTGGTTTTCGACCTTGGACTTGACCAGTGGCTATAACCAGGTGCCAGTCACTGAGGCCGACCGGCCAAAAACCGCATTTTGTACACCTTTCGGTTTATTTGAGTGGAACAGAATGCCTTTTGGGCTCTGTAATGCGCCCAGCACCTTCCAAAGGTTGATGCAACGCATCTTTGGTGACCAGCAGTGTCAGTCTGTATTGTTATATCTTGACGATATTGTTGTGTTCTCCTCCACTGTTGAACAGCATCTGGAGAGACTTAAGGGGGTGCTGGAGCGGCTTCAAAGTGAAGGCCTCAAAGCCAAGCTCAGTAAGTGCTCGTTCTTTCGTAAAGAGGTGCACTACTTGGGCCACGTGATATCGGCTGATGGGGTCTCCACAGATCCAGGAAAGATTGAAGTGGTGGCCAATTGGCCGTGTCCCACTACTGCCTCGGAGCTTCGTTCTTTCCTTGGTTTCGCCAGCTATTATCGGCGGTTTGTGGAGGGGTTTGCCAAGTTGGCAGCTCCTCTGCATAGGGCTGTGGCTGAATGTGGAGGCACCAAGAAGCCTGATCAGCGGTTTTCCAGGTGTTGGACTGACGAGTGTAACAAGAACTTTGACACACTGAAAGCTAAGCTCACCACCGCGCCGGTGTTGGCTTATGCAGACTTCTCTCTTCCATTCATTCTGGAGGTCGATGCAAGCTATGGTGGCTTGGGCGCAGTCCTTTCTCAGGCTCAGGCGGGCAAGGTGAGGCCAATAGCATATGCTAGCAGGGGCCTGCGACCCCCAGAGAGGAACATGGCAAACTACAGCTCTATGAAACTGGAGTTCTTGGCCCTTAAGTGGGCCATGACAGAGAAGTTCAGAGAGTATTTGTTGGGTAATAGATGTGTCGTGTATACTGATAACAACCCCCTCAGTCATCTGTCTTCTGCTAAGCTTGCTGCTACTGAGCAGAGGTGGGCAGCCCAGCTAGCCTCTTTCGATTTTGAGATCAAGTATCGATCAGGGAAGAGCAACACTAACGCCGATGCCCTCTCTCGTCAGCACCCATCTGGCCCCCAGGATGTGGTGGCAATGCTTCCAGGTACAGCCATGCCGAAGTCTTTGCAGCAAGCGTTGGGTTTGGGAAAGGCAGAGGCCACCCAAGCTACCATCGCCGCCATGCCACAGCTCACTCTATCTGAACTTCGTCTCGCTCAGCAGACCGATTCTGTGATACAGGAGCTGTTGGTGTTTTGGAGCAGGAGGCAGCGTCCTAGTCGTGAGGAGCGGGCACGGCTCTCCCAAACTACGCTAGTGTTGTTGCGGCAGTGGGACCGCCTGCTTGAGAGGGATGGTGTCCTGTTCCGAAAGGTGTTTCGACCGGATGGCGCTGAAGCCATGTACCAGCTGTTGTTGCCCACTGTACTGAGAGATGAGGTCCTGACCCAAGTGCACCAGGAGCATGGTCACCAGGGGGTGGAGCGCACACTGGCGCTCCTCCGGTCTCGATGCTACTGGCCTGCTATGTCTTCTGATGTAGCTCGTTGGTGTCAGCAATGTGAGAGGTGTCAAGTGGCCAAGGATGTTCACCCAAGGGCGCACGGAGTCATGGGACATCTTTTGGCTTCCCGCCCTAATGAAATTCTTGCCATCGACTACACGTCTCTAGAGCCGGCCCAGAATGGTGTAGAGAACGTCTTGGTGCTTACTGATGTTTTTAGTAAGTACACCATGGCGGTCCCTACTCGGGATCAGCGTGCGGCCACTGTAGCCAGGGTTTTGGTGTCAGAGTGGTTTTATAAGTTTGGTGTCCCCGCTCGTTTGCATTCTGACCAGGGCCGTAACTTCGAAAGCTCTCTCATTCAACAGTTGTGTAACCTGTATGGCATCGTAAAATCACGTACCACTCCATACCATCCTGAAGGAAATGGTCAATGCGAGCGGTTCAACCGGACACTCCACAATCTGCTGCGAACTCTGCCAGTGTCTCGTAAAAGGGATTGGCACGTGTGTCTCCCTCACGTCCTTTATTGTTACAACACGACTCCCCACCAGTCAACAGGAGAGTCTCCCTTTTTCTTGATGTTCGGGCAGGAACCAAGGCTACCACTCGATTTCTTGTTGGGTAGGGTTGAGAACCCGGTTGGTGGGTCAATCCATGAGTGGGTGCAAGAGCACCAAGCCCGCTTGCAGGTGGCCTTTGAAGGTGCACAGGGGCGCTTGAAACATGCTGCCGATCGGCGAAAGCGAGCCCATGATCAGCATGTAAGAGATTTGCCACTGCAGGAAGGGCAGTTGGTGTACTTGCGCGACTTCAGAGCCAGGGGGCCCCAGAAGACCCGAGATCAGTGGAGCTCAGTGAAGTATCGAGTATTGAGGATGCCTAAGGAGGGTGGCTCAGTGTATACTATTGTGCCAGTGGATGATGAGACAAAGGCCAGACAGGTCCACCGTACTATGCTGAAGGCGGTCATAGGGGTGGACTCACCTCGTCATGCCTCTTCTCACAACTTGTCCCCCAGGGACGAACCACCCCCAGAAGAGGAGCCTTCATTTGAGTATGATCTGTTTGTCCTTGACCAACAACCTTCTGTGGCCAATTCTGCCACGCCAGCTGCCGGACCAACTACGTCCCAAGTGCCTTCATCCTTTCCAGCTCCGGGGGCATCCTCATGTCCTCCTTTGGTCACTTGCCCTGATTCCAGCAACATGGGCCCACGCCGGACCCTACGTCAAACGGCTG CGGAGAGACTAATTTTTGTGCCTAGAGATAGGAGATGTACAATCTTTCGGGGAAGGACAGGCGTGGGATTGAGTgagtgggtggaggaggtgcaggcgAGTATGAGGGCTCGGCATCTGTCCCGGTTCGACCAGGCGTTTTTTCTGTTCGACCACCTAGAGGGAGAGGCCAAAGAGGAAATAAAGTATCGCTCTGCCGCTGAGAGGGAGGACCCCGCTAGAATACTTGCCATCTTAGACGAGCTGTATGGGTGCTCTGAGTCGTATGTTGCTGTGCAGCAAGCTTTCTTTTCCAGAGGTCAGCAAGAAGGAGAAACACTTCAGGAGTTCTCCCTTGCTTTAATGGGCCTTATGGAGAAAGTGAAGCGGTGCGCCCCCGCCGACATGCCACACGCTGGGGCCCTTTTGAGAGACCAGTTTGTCGAGCACATCTTGAATAGTTCCTTGAGACGTGAGTTGAAGCAGTTGGTGCGTCGCCAGCCTGGTTGCACCTTGCTTGAGGTGAGGGCTGAGGCAATTCGATGGGAGCGCGAGGGTTTGCCTGGTGGTGTGAGAGGTCGCAGCCAATCAGTCCCCTCAGTCTATGGTGTCCAGTACGGTGTTCATGGTGCCCCCCAGGCTATTGTCTCACCTACTTCAGTGTCTGAGATGAGTGAGATGAGGGAGATGTTGAAGCGTCAGCAAGAGCAGCTTGACCAGCTTGTGGGAAGCATTGCTCAGCTACAAAGCTCCAACCAGTACCGTCGTCCACCACGGCCTGGCCCTTTAATATGCAGGCGCT TTTCCCTCACGACCCCCCTTGAATGCTGGTCGACAACCTCGCTCTCATTCCACGTCGGAAAACTAGTGCCCACCGAACTGCAGAGCCACAGTTTGGGTGGGGCTGACACTGGCTCGCAAGCTGTTTCACGCAATATGGATGCTTCTGGATTGATTTCGTCCTGCCCCCATTTGGATGTCGACATGGGTGGCGTGAAGGTCCCTTGTCTGGTAGACACCGGTTCCATGGTGTCTACCATTTCTGAGAGCTTCTTTCGTCAACATCTTGAGCCTTGGGGCCAGGAGCGCCTCCGTTCTTGTCATTGGTTGGAGCTCAGAGCTGCCAACGGTCTGACTATTCCTTACCTTGGGTACTTGCAACTTAACGTGCAGCTTTGTGGCAAACTAATGCCGCAATGCGGTGTTTTGGTGGTGAGGGACCCGCCTGGTGGTGTACCTTCTCGAGTGCCTGGTGTTCTGGGGATGAACGTGATTCGTAAGTGCTACCAGGACCTTTTTGGCCAACATGGTGTAGCCTTGTTTTCTCAGGTTTGCATCTCTGAGGCCCCCAAGCCAGTTGTGCAGGCACTGCAACAGTGTCACCATGCTAGTGGTCTAGCTTCTTCAGACACTCCAGGGACAGTGAAGGTCAGGGGTAAGAGGGGCTGGCAGATTCCTGGTGGTGTGATGAGAATTGTGGCCGCCACATGTTCTGAGCAGTATTCAGGTTCTACAGTATTGTTTGAGCCTTTGAATGCTGGTTTGCCTGCAGGGTTGCTTGCCTCCCCTTCTTTAGTTCGTGTTATAAGGGGCACAGCCTATATACCTGTTATTAATGTTGGCTGCAACGATGTTATGTTGTACCCCCGCACTGTTGTCGGCACACTGGATTTTGTGAACGTGGTCAGCCTTCCTGCAGGAGTCACCGAGGTGCCATCAGAGGTGGCCACTGTGTCTTCCCAGACAGCTTCCCCCAgcatgcagcagcaggtggagggtgTGGATTTGTCACCATTGTCTGTGGAGGAACAGGGTCAGGTGAGGTCACTACTTGAACATTACGCTTCGGTCTTCTCCACCAGTGACACCGATCTGGGTTGTACTAACCTCATCTCCCACGATATTCCTTTGATTGATGACACTCCAGTGGCGCAGCGCTATAGGCGCATTCCACCCTCCGAGTATGAGGTTGTGAAGGAGCACATCAAACAACTGCTCTCGTCTCAAGTAATTCGTGAGAGTAGCAGCCCCTATGCGTCCCCGATTGTGTTGGTACGGAAAAAGGGTGGCGACCTGCGCATGTGTGTCGACTACCGGCTGCTCAATCGTAAGACCCGAAGAGACGCCTTCCCTCTACCACGCATAGAAGAGTCTTTGGACGCATTGTCCGGTGCTTGCTGGTTTTCGACCTTGGACTTGACCAGTGGCTATAACCAGGTGCCAGTCACTGAGGCCGACCGGCCAAAAACCGCATTTTGTACACCTTTCGGTTTATTTGAGTGGAACAGAATGCCTTTTGGGCTCTGTAATGCGCCCAGCACCTTCCAAAGGTTGATGCAACGCATCTTTGGTGACCAGCAGTGTCAGTCTGTATTGTTATATCTTGACGATATTGTTGTGTTCTCCTCCACTGTTGAACAGCATCTGGAGAGACTTAAGGGGGTGCTGGAGTGGCTTCAAAGTGAAGGCCTCAAAGCCAAGCTCAGTAAGTGCTCGTTCTTTCGTAAAGAGGTGCACTACTTGGGCCACGTGATATCGGCTGATGGGGTCTCCACAGATCCAGGAAAGATTGAAGTGGTGGCCAATTGGCCGTGTCCCACTACTGCCTCGGAGCTTCGTTCTTTCCTTGGTTTCGCCAGCTATTATCGGCGGTTTGTGGAGGGGTTTGCCAAGTTGGCAGCTCCTCTGCATAGGGCTGTGGCTGAATGTGGAGGCACCAAGAAGCCTGATCAGCGGTTTTCCAGGTGTTGGACTGACGAGTGTAACAAGAACTTTGACACACTGAAAGCTAAGCTCACCACCGCGCCGGTGTTGGCTTATGCAGACTTCTCTCTTCCATTCATTCTGGAGGTCGATGCAAGCTATGGTGGCTTGGGCGCAGTCCTTTCTCAGGCTCAGGCGGGCAAGGTGAGGCCAATAGCATATGCTAGCAGGGGCCTGCGACCCCCAGAGAGGAACATGGCAAACTACAGCTCTATGAAACTGGAGTTCTTGGCCCTTAAGTGGGCCATGACAGAGAAGTTCAGAGAGTATTTGTTGGGTAATAGATGTGTCGTGTATACTGATAACAACCCCCTCAGTCATCTGTCTTCTGCTAAGCTTGCTGCTACTGAGCAGAGGTGGGCAGCCCAGCTA GGCCGTAACTTCGAAAGCTCTCTCATTCAACAGTTGTGTAACCTGTATGGCATCGTAAAATCACGTACCACTCCATACCATCCTGAAGGAAATGGTCAATGCGAGCGGTTCAACCGGACACTCCACAATCTGCTGCGAACTCTGCCAGTGTCTCGTAAAAGGGATTGGCACGTGTGTCTCCCTCACGTCCTTTATTGTTACAACACGACTCCCCACCAGTCAACAGGAGAGTCTCCCTTTTTCTTGATGTTCGGGCAGGAACCAAGGCTACCACTCGATTTCTTGTTGGGTAGGGTTGAGAACCCGGTTGGTGGGTCAATCCATGAGTGGGTGCAAGAGCACCAAGCCCGCTTGCAGGTGGCCTTTGAAGGTGCACAGGGGCGCTTGAAACATGCTGCCGATCGGCGAAAGCGAGCCCATGATCAGCATGTAAGAGATTTGCCACTGCAGGAAGGGCAGTTGGTGTACTTGCGCGACTTCAGAGCCAGGGGGCCCCAGAAGACCCGCGATCGGTGGAGCTCAGTGAAGTATCGAGTATTGAGGATGCCTAAGGAGGGTGGCTCAGTGTATACTATTGTGCCAGTGGATGATGAGACAAAGGCCAGACAGGTCCACCGTACTATGCTGAAGGCGGTCATAGGGGTGGACTCACCTCGTCATGCCTCTTCTCACAACTTGTCCCCCAGGGACGAACCACCCCCAGAAGAGGAGCCTTCATTTGAGTATGATCTGTTTGTCCTTGACCAACAACCTTCTGTGGCCAATTCTGCCACGCCAGCTGCTGGACCAACTACGTCCCAAGTGCCTTCATCCTTTCCAGCTCCGGGGGCATCCTCATGTCCTCCTTTGGTCACTTGCCCTGATTCCAGCAACATGGGCCCACGCCGGACCCTACGTCAAACGGCTGGTCAGCACCCGAATGTGCATCATCTTCCACGACCTGCTGGAGAGGCGCAAGCGGCCAACCCTCCTACTTCTTTGTCCAACTCAGTGTCTGCTTTGTTTAGACCTTGGAGTTAG